The DNA sequence TTTTCAATTGTTTTGCTAATTCTATACTTATAATTTGATTTTTGGATTAATTTTTTACCAAAAGTCTAAACCCTTCTCCGTGAACGTTGATGATTTCCAATCCTTCGTCGTCTTTTAAGAGCTTACGAAGTTTTGCAATATATACGTCCATACTTCTTGCTGTAAAGTAATTTTCTTTTTTCCAGATCTTTCTTAAAGCAAGATCTCTAGGCATGAAATCGTTTCTGTGGATACACAGAAGTTTCAATAATTCATTTTCTTTAGGAGAAAGTTTGTATTCTTTATCACCTACTTTCAACTGTCTCAGCATAGAGTCAAAGAAAATATTACTGATTTTAAACTGCTCCTGCTCCTCATTTTCCAATGTAGAACTTCTCTGAAGAATTGCTTTTATTTTGTATAAAAGAAGTTCAGTATCAAAAGGTTTT is a window from the Chryseobacterium indologenes genome containing:
- a CDS encoding response regulator transcription factor, which encodes MSNRILLVEDDQSFGAVLKDYLTINNFEVTLATDGEQGLKEFTENEFDICIFDVMMPKKDGFSLAEDVKKIDKNTPIIFLTARNMREDILKGYQLGADDYITKPFDTELLLYKIKAILQRSSTLENEEQEQFKISNIFFDSMLRQLKVGDKEYKLSPKENELLKLLCIHRNDFMPRDLALRKIWKKENYFTARSMDVYIAKLRKLLKDDEGLEIINVHGEGFRLLVKN